Proteins encoded in a region of the Pieris brassicae chromosome 3, ilPieBrab1.1, whole genome shotgun sequence genome:
- the LOC123706910 gene encoding snake venom 5'-nucleotidase isoform X2, producing the protein MGDDVVIIHFNDVYNIEQVTNTEPVGGALRFSTAVKSLQHLNPLVLFSGDVFSPSMLSTFTKGEQMVPVLNEVGTHCAVFGNHDFDFGLDVLSGLVAKCNFPWLMSNVIDNETGRPLGDGKITHALICNGHKIGLIGLVEQEWLETLATINPEEVTFIDFLQAGSKLASQLKEEGCEYVIALTHMRFPNDIKLAEGDNKIDLILGGHDHVYEVLEINNKYIVKSGTDFRQFSKININFAEDCARVDISEVGVTSSFEEDPVLKSKVEQYSAMIDGKMDEVLGKFYVPLEGRFSCIRRQECNLGNWVCDVLLAATGADLLLLNSGTFRSDQVHPAGDFTLRDLSTIIPMREPLVVVEATGETVLKVLENSVSKYPSLEGRFPQVAGVSFAFNPSKPAGERVAEEVVKIGDEYLQRDQKYRLAIKQYLHSGNDGFTMLPQCPVLVSDDMCPEIGMAIQNHFAAINVRTGRSRPSKHRQSLVTLSRRHSLVKMLDNSELDGPPPLRRASSAAESPHTHHRLTRRASLDDLEQNACELAPKVENRIIVLDKPDKLQELLAERARWESDSVIKEVDDESSP; encoded by the exons ATGGGGGATGACGTGGTCATCATACACTTCAACGATGTCTACAATATCGAGCAGGTTACTA ATACAGAGCCAGTGGGAGGTGCCCTGAGGTTCAGTACGGCTGTAAAGTCATTGCAGCATCTCAATCCTTTAGTCTTGTTCAGCGGGGACGTCTTTTCGCCTAGCATGT tGAGCACATTCACGAAGGGAGAACAGATGGTGCCCGTGTTGAATGAAGTTGGTACACATTGTGCAGTTTTTGGCAACCACGactttg attttggTCTTGACGTATTATCCGGCTTAGTGGCTAAATGCAATTTTCCGTGGTTGATGTCAAATGTCATTGACAACGAGACGGGAAGGCCGCTGGGTGACGGCAAAATAACACACGCACTCATATGTAATGGACATAAGATTGGACTTATCGGATTGGTCGAACAG GAATGGCTGGAGACGTTAGCAACTATAAATCCAGAAGAGGTGACCTTTATTGACTTCTTACAAGCAGGTTCCAAGCTGGCTTCACAGCTCAAGGAAGag GGCTGTGAATACGTAATAGCACTAACGCATATGAGATTCCCAAATGATATAAAACTTGCAGAAGGCGACAATAAAATAGATCTCATATTGGGAGGACACGATCATGTCTACGAAGTTCTAGAG ATAAACAACAAATACATAGTGAAGAGCGGCACAGACTTCCGTCAGTTTAGTaagattaatataaactttgcCGAAGACTGCGCACGCGTTGATATTTCAGAAGTTGGTGTCACCAGTTCCTTTGAAGAGGACCCGGTTTTGAAGTCCAAGGTTGAGCAATATTcag CGATGATTGACGGCAAAATGGATGAAGTACTGGGCAAGTTCTATGTGCCTTTGGAAGGTCGGTTCTCATGCATTCGTCGTCAGGAGTGCAATCTTGGCAACTGGGTGTGTGATGTATTACTGGCAGCGACGGGAGCTGACCTGCTCTTACTCAATTCTGGGACTTTCCGATCTGACCAG GTCCACCCAGCAGGTGATTTTACTCTCCGAGACCTGTCTACTATAATTCCCATGCGAGAGCCTCTGGTAGTTGTGGAAGCCACTGGTGAAACGGTTCTGAAAGTGCTGGAAAACTCTGTCAGCAAGTATCCTAGTCTGGAAGGACGGTTCCCTCAG gTTGCGGGAGTTTCATTTGCCTTCAATCCATCGAAGCCTGCAGGTGAGAGGGTCGCGGAAGAAGTGGTCAAAATCGGCGATGAATACCTACAAAGGGATCAGAAGTATAGACTTGCgattaaacagtatttacattCGGGTAACGACGGGTTTACAATGCTACCTCAGTGTCCGGTATTG GTGTCAGATGACATGTGCCCAGAAATAGGTATGGCGATACAAAACCACTTTGCTGCGATCAACGTACGAACGGGACGTTCTCGCCCGTCTAAGCATCGACAATCGCTCGTTACGCTGAGCCGTCG ACACAGTCTTGTGAAGATGTTGGACAACAGTGAGCTGGATGGTCCACCTCCGTTGAGGAGAGCGTCATCAGCCGCTGAGTCACCACACACGCACCAtag ATTAACGCGTCGCGCGTCGCTGGATGATTTGGAGCAAAACGCTTGTGAACTTGCCCCAAAAGTCGAGAATAGGATAATTGTACTAGACAAGCCAGat AAATTACAAGAACTATTGGCTGAGCGGGCGAGATGGGAGTCGGACTCGGTGATCAAAGAGGTTGATGATGAAAGCTCACCTTAA
- the LOC123706910 gene encoding snake venom 5'-nucleotidase isoform X1: MASFAAQAALRSRWSSLIESTSVDVPGEVTDGVRSVVGWLKQASLEVRQVGRRAVNQLSGRGMGDDVVIIHFNDVYNIEQVTNTEPVGGALRFSTAVKSLQHLNPLVLFSGDVFSPSMLSTFTKGEQMVPVLNEVGTHCAVFGNHDFDFGLDVLSGLVAKCNFPWLMSNVIDNETGRPLGDGKITHALICNGHKIGLIGLVEQEWLETLATINPEEVTFIDFLQAGSKLASQLKEEGCEYVIALTHMRFPNDIKLAEGDNKIDLILGGHDHVYEVLEINNKYIVKSGTDFRQFSKININFAEDCARVDISEVGVTSSFEEDPVLKSKVEQYSAMIDGKMDEVLGKFYVPLEGRFSCIRRQECNLGNWVCDVLLAATGADLLLLNSGTFRSDQVHPAGDFTLRDLSTIIPMREPLVVVEATGETVLKVLENSVSKYPSLEGRFPQVAGVSFAFNPSKPAGERVAEEVVKIGDEYLQRDQKYRLAIKQYLHSGNDGFTMLPQCPVLVSDDMCPEIGMAIQNHFAAINVRTGRSRPSKHRQSLVTLSRRHSLVKMLDNSELDGPPPLRRASSAAESPHTHHRLTRRASLDDLEQNACELAPKVENRIIVLDKPDKLQELLAERARWESDSVIKEVDDESSP; this comes from the exons ATGGCGTCGTTCGCGGCGCAAGCAGCTCTGCGGTCACGTTGGAGTTCACTTATAGAGTCTACCAGCGTTGATGTACCTGGAGAGGTCACAGATGGAGTCCGTTCGGTTGTTGGATGGCTTAAACAG GCATCTTTGGAGGTGCGTCAAGTGGGCAGACGGGCAGTGAATCAGCTCTCTGGCCGAGGGATGGGGGATGACGTGGTCATCATACACTTCAACGATGTCTACAATATCGAGCAGGTTACTA ATACAGAGCCAGTGGGAGGTGCCCTGAGGTTCAGTACGGCTGTAAAGTCATTGCAGCATCTCAATCCTTTAGTCTTGTTCAGCGGGGACGTCTTTTCGCCTAGCATGT tGAGCACATTCACGAAGGGAGAACAGATGGTGCCCGTGTTGAATGAAGTTGGTACACATTGTGCAGTTTTTGGCAACCACGactttg attttggTCTTGACGTATTATCCGGCTTAGTGGCTAAATGCAATTTTCCGTGGTTGATGTCAAATGTCATTGACAACGAGACGGGAAGGCCGCTGGGTGACGGCAAAATAACACACGCACTCATATGTAATGGACATAAGATTGGACTTATCGGATTGGTCGAACAG GAATGGCTGGAGACGTTAGCAACTATAAATCCAGAAGAGGTGACCTTTATTGACTTCTTACAAGCAGGTTCCAAGCTGGCTTCACAGCTCAAGGAAGag GGCTGTGAATACGTAATAGCACTAACGCATATGAGATTCCCAAATGATATAAAACTTGCAGAAGGCGACAATAAAATAGATCTCATATTGGGAGGACACGATCATGTCTACGAAGTTCTAGAG ATAAACAACAAATACATAGTGAAGAGCGGCACAGACTTCCGTCAGTTTAGTaagattaatataaactttgcCGAAGACTGCGCACGCGTTGATATTTCAGAAGTTGGTGTCACCAGTTCCTTTGAAGAGGACCCGGTTTTGAAGTCCAAGGTTGAGCAATATTcag CGATGATTGACGGCAAAATGGATGAAGTACTGGGCAAGTTCTATGTGCCTTTGGAAGGTCGGTTCTCATGCATTCGTCGTCAGGAGTGCAATCTTGGCAACTGGGTGTGTGATGTATTACTGGCAGCGACGGGAGCTGACCTGCTCTTACTCAATTCTGGGACTTTCCGATCTGACCAG GTCCACCCAGCAGGTGATTTTACTCTCCGAGACCTGTCTACTATAATTCCCATGCGAGAGCCTCTGGTAGTTGTGGAAGCCACTGGTGAAACGGTTCTGAAAGTGCTGGAAAACTCTGTCAGCAAGTATCCTAGTCTGGAAGGACGGTTCCCTCAG gTTGCGGGAGTTTCATTTGCCTTCAATCCATCGAAGCCTGCAGGTGAGAGGGTCGCGGAAGAAGTGGTCAAAATCGGCGATGAATACCTACAAAGGGATCAGAAGTATAGACTTGCgattaaacagtatttacattCGGGTAACGACGGGTTTACAATGCTACCTCAGTGTCCGGTATTG GTGTCAGATGACATGTGCCCAGAAATAGGTATGGCGATACAAAACCACTTTGCTGCGATCAACGTACGAACGGGACGTTCTCGCCCGTCTAAGCATCGACAATCGCTCGTTACGCTGAGCCGTCG ACACAGTCTTGTGAAGATGTTGGACAACAGTGAGCTGGATGGTCCACCTCCGTTGAGGAGAGCGTCATCAGCCGCTGAGTCACCACACACGCACCAtag ATTAACGCGTCGCGCGTCGCTGGATGATTTGGAGCAAAACGCTTGTGAACTTGCCCCAAAAGTCGAGAATAGGATAATTGTACTAGACAAGCCAGat AAATTACAAGAACTATTGGCTGAGCGGGCGAGATGGGAGTCGGACTCGGTGATCAAAGAGGTTGATGATGAAAGCTCACCTTAA
- the LOC123707071 gene encoding carbonyl reductase [NADPH] 1-like, which translates to MSEKVAIVTGANKGIGLAVVKGLCNRFRGTVYLTSRDEERGLKAVETLQELGLTPTFHKLDVSDEYSVKEFSDFIKNKHGGFDVLINNAAILEWEQVYPSYEAAKRNIDVNYRSLLLIEQFLYPLLRDGARVVNISSACGHLSNLKNKKWLDVFTRQDFTTEDINRFVDEYLISVRNGTFNRDDFADGGKHAEHRVSKIAVTALTMVQQRKYPNISINAVHPGHVKTDMALGVGDIEPDDAAKTILYLIFDASPNLKGTFMWYNRKLVDWFDIEGDYYYQHGE; encoded by the coding sequence ATGTCGGAAAAAGTTGCTATAGTGACTGGAGCGAACAAAGGTATAGGCCTCGCTGTTGTAAAAGGCCTTTGTAATCGATTCAGGGGTACAGTTTACTTAACGTCCAGAGATGAGGAAAGAGGTTTAAAAGCTGTTGAAACTCTTCAAGAATTAGGATTAACGCCCACATTCCACAAACTTGACGTAAGCGACGAATATAGTGTAAAAGAATTctcagattttattaaaaataaacatggcGGCTTTGATGTTCTTATCAATAATGCGGCTATTCTTGAGTGGGAACAAGTATATCCATCGTACGAGGCCGCGAAACGTAATATTGATGTTAATTATCGCAGCTTGCTGTTAATTGAGCAATTCTTATATCCTCTGCTACGAGATGGCGCTAGAGTCGTTAATATTTCAAGTGCTTGTGGACAtctatcaaatttaaaaaataaaaaatggttgGATGTTTTCACCCGTCAAGATTTCACCACAGAAGACATAAATAGATTTGttgatgaatatttaataagtgtGCGAAACGGAACGTTCAACCGAGACGACTTTGCTGATGGCGGAAAACATGCTGAACATCGTGTATCAAAGATCGCTGTTACTGCATTAACTATGGTACAACAGAGAAAATAtccaaatatttctattaatgcCGTACATCCAGGTCACGTGAAAACCGACATGGCCCTTGGTGTAGGCGACATCGAACCGGATGATGCAGCCAAAACAATTCTATACCTTATTTTTGACGCTTCACCCAATCTTAAAGGAACCTTTATGTGGTATAACAGGAAGCTGGTTGATTGGTTTGACATTGAAGgggattattattatcaacacGGCGAATAG